Within Caldivirga sp., the genomic segment TAATGGGCTGAAGACCCAGCCCGTGGTCTACCGCTGGACGAGCAGAGCGGGGTGGACCCGCAATGAAGCAATGAGGATGAAGGCGGTAAACCACAAACCAATAAACCACCCCCCGAGGAAACCCCCACCCTCCAGGACAGGGAGGAGGTCAGACGTAACAACAGTATGCTTACTAATTAACAATGGTTCAACCATGTTAATATTAACTACACTCATCCTTCTTCGAATTTACTACGAATACTTTACTTAAAGTAAAGTAATCAACCTTGCGTTTAATGTCATAGTAAGGTTTATTAGTTTCTTTAATCATTTTGCTAACGGGATGAGCCTTAGCCCTGAGGAGAAGAGGAGGTTTTTGAAAGCTTTAGATGAGGATGAGGAGTTTAGGTTGGCTGTGGTTGGTTTACTTAGTATTACTGATGTTAAGTCTTCTCTTGATAAGCTTATTGAAGTTACCAGTAGGTTAGTTGCAATTACTGAGGGTATTGTTAATGGTTTAGGTGATTTAACAAAGGACGTTAAGGAATTGAAGGAAATCAATCAAAGATATGAAGAGGAATTAAAGGCATTAAGGGAAGAAAACAATAAGATTTGGCTTGAGATTAAGGCACTGCGTGAGGGTCAGGAGAAGCTATGGCAGGAGGTTAAGGCGCTGAGGGAGAATCAGGAAAAGCTCTGGGAAGCCGTAAAGCATCTACAGGAAGGACAAAACAAACTATGGAAAGAAAATAATAAAATATGGAAGGAGATAAGGAGAATGAGGAGAGATATTGATGATATTAAGAGGACTCTAGATAACTTAACCTCATCAATTGAAGAGGAGGCTAATGATGTAGTGACGCATCTGCTTAAGGATAAGGGTATTGAATTAAAGACTGATAGGATTACCCTTAACTCTAGATTTGAGTTTGATGTTTACGGTACTAATGGTCAAGTAACAATTATTGGTGAAGCAAAGACTAAGATTGGGCCTAGGTTAATTGCTAAGATAGATGAAAGGGTGAATAAGGCAATCAACATGTTTCCAGGCAAATTCCCAGGTAGGGTAGTTAAGTTGGTTTACTGCCTAAGGGCAATGCCTGGTGCTATAGAGGAGGCTGAGAGGAGAGGCATTTGGTTAATTGAAAGCATGAAAGAGAGAACCAGACTCCCCCTTGGATCCTAAGGGGATTATTACTTAGTTTAGTTACTTAATGCTAATTATTGGGTAAGCATGGTATTGGTTTAATAAAATTTATTAACTAAACTCCTGAACTTAATGGGTATTAGTATGGGAGATAAGGGATCATTATTGAGGAGAATTGTGCTCGATGTGGATGCACCCAGTGAACTTGAGATAATTAAGTTGGCAAATGAGTTAGGCAGGATAACTGGTGTCGATGCAGTCTACATTAAGGTTGAGGAAACTGACGTAGGCGTCCTAGGTCTTAAAGTAATCATGGAGGGCTCGCTGGATTTTAATGATGTTAAGAGGGTAATTGAAATTAATGGTGCAGTCATAAGGAGCATTGATGAGGTTTCAGTGGGGGAATATATACTCAAGGGTTAGTGCGCAATGAGACTTAACGTGTACATGGTTCTTGGGGTACTGGATGGTTACTACACTGCAATGATTCTCCAAGATTTAACTAGGGGTGATTTACTTATCCTACTTACCGTAACGGCATTAACCAATGCGGTAACAGGCTTGCTGTCAAGCTATGTTATGAACACGTCGTATTTAAGGAATATTGAGAAGAGGTTGCTAGTCAGGAGGGGTTACTTAATGGGTTCAGCATTACATAAGAGCCTGGTCCTAAACTCAATCCTAGATACACTCTACTGGGTTACGGCATCGTTAGCTGGTTCCCTAACGTCACTTGCTATTAAGTACGCCTGCATCATGCTAACTGGACCATTTTCAGTATTACTTTACCTACCGCCACCTTTATTATTCATGTATGCCTTATCTAGGATTGTTGACTCAAGGTATGCACCGTTAGCTGTATTAACCGTGGTATTAACATTAATGGTTTACTACGTATCAGTAGG encodes:
- a CDS encoding DUF211 domain-containing protein; amino-acid sequence: MGISMGDKGSLLRRIVLDVDAPSELEIIKLANELGRITGVDAVYIKVEETDVGVLGLKVIMEGSLDFNDVKRVIEINGAVIRSIDEVSVGEYILKG